The nucleotide sequence CTTTTACCAATTGACTAATTATGACTATTTCCTGAAATACTTGATGATTTTGACCGTTTAAACCTGCTTTTACTTGAAGCCACAGCCATCTTCTATACTTCTCAATGACTTCATCTCTATTTCCGTCACTACCAATAACGAACTGATTTCTCAATACACTTTCACTCAAACAGTGATATCGATTCGCACGACCGATATAAATGACATCTTTCCCGATAAATCCCGATCTTTTCCCATTAACTACCTTCAACATCTCTT is from Merismopedia glauca CCAP 1448/3 and encodes:
- a CDS encoding DUF4326 domain-containing protein, which translates into the protein MLKVVNGKRSGFIGKDVIYIGRANRYHCLSESVLRNQFVIGSDGNRDEVIEKYRRWLWLQVKAGLNGQNHQVFQEIVIISQLVKASAEIKLACYCVPEKCHGDVIKRCIEWMIESGI